One Microbacterium sp. W4I20 DNA window includes the following coding sequences:
- the rarD gene encoding EamA family transporter RarD, with protein MTPDTTPRAARTAGVAYAGSAYLLWGVLPLYFLLLVPTGPWEVVAWRVLLSLVFCLLLLTVTRGWAAFRVIVRQPRLLGWTALAGLLIYVNWQVFVIGALADRVVETSLGYFINPITTVLLGVFVLKERIRRLQWAAIAIAAAAVVVIVVAYQEFPWIAVTLTASFGLYGLIKKKIGPAVDAVSGLTLESFWLIPIAVVQLVIVAQTPAGITMGANGWGHAVMLALAGVVTAVPLLLFAAGTRRVNLTVIGMLQFVTPVMQFIIGVAVLHEPMPPERWAGFIIVWIAIIVFVVDLLLAARRGRRDHRAEPV; from the coding sequence GTGACCCCCGACACGACGCCCCGCGCCGCCCGAACAGCCGGAGTCGCATACGCCGGGTCCGCGTACCTCCTCTGGGGAGTCCTCCCGCTGTACTTCCTCCTCCTGGTGCCCACCGGGCCGTGGGAGGTCGTCGCGTGGCGTGTGCTGCTCTCGCTGGTCTTCTGCCTGCTCCTGCTCACGGTCACCCGCGGGTGGGCGGCTTTCCGCGTAATCGTGCGACAACCGCGGCTGCTCGGGTGGACCGCCCTCGCCGGGCTCCTCATCTACGTCAACTGGCAGGTGTTCGTCATCGGCGCTCTCGCCGATCGTGTGGTGGAGACGAGCCTCGGCTACTTCATCAACCCGATCACCACGGTGCTTCTCGGCGTCTTCGTGCTCAAGGAGCGCATCCGTCGTCTGCAGTGGGCGGCGATCGCCATCGCGGCCGCCGCAGTCGTCGTGATCGTCGTCGCGTACCAGGAGTTCCCGTGGATCGCGGTGACCCTCACGGCGTCCTTCGGCCTCTACGGGCTCATCAAGAAGAAGATCGGCCCCGCGGTCGACGCGGTCAGCGGCCTGACCCTCGAGTCGTTCTGGCTGATCCCGATCGCGGTGGTACAGCTGGTCATCGTGGCCCAGACGCCGGCCGGGATCACGATGGGAGCGAACGGCTGGGGCCACGCCGTCATGCTCGCGCTCGCCGGCGTGGTCACAGCCGTCCCGTTGCTGCTGTTCGCCGCGGGCACCCGCCGCGTGAATCTCACGGTGATCGGCATGCTCCAGTTCGTCACGCCCGTGATGCAGTTCATCATCGGGGTCGCGGTCCTGCACGAGCCGATGCCTCCGGAACGGTGGGCCGGATTCATCATCGTGTGGATCGCGATCATCGTCTTCGTCGTCGACCTGCTCCTCGCCGCACGTCGAGGGCGACGGGACCACCGGGCCGAGCCGGTCTGA
- the groES gene encoding co-chaperone GroES: protein MSVSIKPLEDRIVIQQVEAEQTTASGLVIPDTAKEKPQEGEVIAVGPGRIDDNGNRVPIDVAVGDRVLYSKYGGTEVKFGADEYLVLSARDVLAVVVR from the coding sequence GTGTCGGTTTCCATCAAGCCGCTCGAAGACCGCATCGTCATCCAGCAGGTCGAGGCCGAGCAGACCACCGCGAGTGGCCTGGTCATCCCCGACACCGCCAAGGAGAAGCCCCAGGAGGGCGAGGTCATCGCCGTCGGCCCCGGTCGCATCGATGACAACGGCAACCGCGTCCCGATCGACGTCGCCGTGGGCGACCGCGTCCTGTACAGCAAGTACGGCGGCACCGAGGTGAAGTTCGGCGCAGACGAGTACCTCGTCCTGTCGGCTCGCGACGTGCTGGCTGTCGTCGTCCGCTGA
- a CDS encoding SAM-dependent methyltransferase, with amino-acid sequence MSELQALLTPAGLELLDEVGTIESTAEVARAVSRLRAAGHSPDLVSAVVGQARLRARAAAKFGPFGARMLFTRAGLEQATRLGVAARHAQRIRSAGFTHVSDLGCGIGGDALAFAGSGLDVLAVDADEVTAAIAAYNLAPFGDSAVVRHETAEAALDGSRPAAGAVWMDPARRTAGHSETRRVAADDYSPSLEWVFDVAARTPTGIKLGPAHDRDSLPADAEAQWVSADGSVVELVVWTGSLARPGVRRSALVIRGERSHELTADADSVDAPVRELGAFLHEPDGAVIRARLIGDVARSLDAGMLDQHIAYLTSDAAVTSPFVQSFRVRETMPANPKAISAALKANDIGRLEIKKRGVDIDPAAFRKKLVLRGDQEATLILARIGDQRRAILADRVSAAV; translated from the coding sequence ATGTCCGAGCTGCAGGCCCTGCTCACCCCCGCCGGGCTCGAGCTGCTCGACGAGGTGGGGACGATCGAGTCGACCGCCGAGGTCGCCCGCGCCGTGTCGCGGCTGCGCGCCGCGGGGCACTCCCCCGATCTCGTCTCCGCCGTCGTCGGTCAGGCCCGGCTGCGCGCCAGAGCGGCCGCGAAGTTCGGACCTTTCGGCGCCCGGATGCTCTTCACCCGCGCGGGACTCGAGCAGGCGACGCGACTCGGTGTCGCGGCACGGCATGCGCAGCGGATCCGCAGCGCCGGATTCACGCACGTCTCCGATCTCGGCTGCGGGATCGGCGGAGACGCACTGGCCTTCGCCGGGTCGGGCCTGGACGTGCTCGCCGTCGACGCCGACGAGGTCACCGCGGCGATCGCCGCGTACAACCTGGCTCCGTTCGGCGACAGCGCCGTCGTGCGCCACGAGACGGCGGAGGCCGCCCTCGACGGCTCCCGGCCTGCGGCCGGAGCCGTGTGGATGGATCCGGCCCGCCGCACCGCCGGGCATAGCGAGACCCGTCGCGTCGCGGCCGACGACTACTCCCCGTCGCTGGAGTGGGTCTTCGACGTCGCCGCCCGCACGCCGACCGGCATCAAGCTCGGTCCCGCGCATGATCGAGACTCCCTCCCCGCCGATGCCGAGGCCCAGTGGGTGAGTGCCGACGGCAGCGTCGTCGAACTGGTGGTCTGGACCGGTTCGCTCGCACGACCGGGCGTACGGCGCTCCGCTCTGGTGATCCGCGGCGAGCGCTCGCACGAACTCACCGCAGATGCCGATTCCGTCGATGCCCCGGTGCGCGAGCTCGGAGCATTCCTGCACGAGCCGGACGGCGCCGTGATCCGTGCGCGTCTGATCGGAGACGTCGCGCGAAGCCTCGACGCCGGCATGCTCGACCAGCACATCGCGTATCTGACCTCGGATGCCGCGGTGACGAGCCCGTTCGTGCAGTCGTTCCGGGTGCGCGAGACGATGCCGGCGAATCCCAAGGCGATCAGTGCGGCGCTGAAGGCGAACGACATCGGGCGGCTGGAGATCAAGAAGCGCGGTGTCGACATCGACCCCGCGGCGTTCCGGAAGAAGCTGGTGCTGCGCGGCGACCAGGAGGCGACCCTGATCCTGGCCCGCATCGGCGATCAGCGCCGGGCTATCCTCGCCGATCGGGTGTCCGCCGCGGTGTGA
- the tsaD gene encoding tRNA (adenosine(37)-N6)-threonylcarbamoyltransferase complex transferase subunit TsaD, with protein MSEPLVLGIETSCDETGIGIVRGRTLLSNTIASSMDEHARFGGVVPEVAARAHLEALQPAIDAALAEAGVGLDDLDAVAVTSGPGLAGALMVGVGAAKGLAVSLGKPLYAVNHLVGHIAADILTPDSAPLEYPTIALLVSGGHTSLLHVRDLTTDVELLGETMDDAAGEAFDKVARLLSLPYPGGPEIDRAARDGDPHAIRFPRGLSRTSDLAKHRYDFSFSGLKTAVARWVERFEADQADGATELPVADVAASFREAVVDVLVTKALAACADLGVPRLLLGGGVIANRRLREVALERAAEAGVTVRIPPLSLCTDNGAMIAALAAELISSGRPPSTLAFGADSTLPVTEIQIAEAVPA; from the coding sequence ATGAGTGAGCCCCTGGTGCTCGGCATCGAGACGAGCTGCGACGAGACCGGCATCGGCATCGTCCGCGGACGCACCCTCCTCTCCAACACGATCGCGTCCAGCATGGACGAGCACGCGCGCTTCGGGGGCGTGGTGCCCGAGGTCGCTGCACGCGCCCACCTCGAGGCCCTTCAGCCGGCCATCGACGCGGCTCTCGCCGAAGCGGGCGTGGGACTCGACGACCTCGACGCGGTCGCGGTGACCAGCGGTCCCGGCCTCGCCGGTGCGCTCATGGTCGGGGTCGGAGCGGCGAAGGGACTCGCGGTCTCGCTCGGAAAGCCGCTGTACGCCGTGAACCACCTCGTCGGCCACATCGCCGCCGACATCCTGACCCCGGACTCCGCTCCGCTCGAATACCCGACGATCGCGCTCCTGGTCTCGGGTGGGCACACGTCGCTGTTGCACGTGCGCGACCTGACGACCGACGTCGAGCTGCTCGGCGAGACCATGGACGACGCGGCGGGAGAGGCCTTCGACAAGGTCGCCCGACTGCTCTCGCTGCCGTACCCCGGCGGCCCCGAGATCGACCGGGCGGCGCGCGACGGCGACCCGCACGCGATCCGCTTCCCCCGGGGGCTCTCCCGCACCTCCGACCTGGCGAAGCACCGCTACGACTTCTCGTTCTCAGGGCTGAAGACGGCCGTCGCGCGATGGGTCGAGCGGTTCGAGGCCGATCAAGCGGACGGCGCGACGGAGTTGCCGGTGGCCGACGTCGCCGCGAGCTTCCGCGAGGCCGTGGTCGACGTGCTCGTGACGAAGGCGCTCGCCGCGTGCGCAGACCTCGGGGTTCCGCGACTGCTGTTGGGCGGCGGGGTCATCGCGAACCGGCGTCTGCGGGAGGTCGCGCTCGAACGCGCCGCTGAAGCGGGCGTGACCGTGCGCATTCCGCCGCTGTCGCTGTGCACTGACAACGGAGCGATGATCGCGGCTCTCGCCGCAGAACTGATCTCCTCCGGGCGTCCGCCGTCGACGCTCGCGTTCGGCGCGGATTCGACCCTCCCCGTCACGGAGATCCAGATCGCGGAAGCGGTGCCCGCATGA
- the rimI gene encoding ribosomal protein S18-alanine N-acetyltransferase, which yields MTIREATPADLDAIMGIENRSFPTDAWSAEAMASELVSPHGRYLVDEHEGVVVGYGGVRALQGSADADIQTIALDAAHRGAGRGRALLRALLAAAVQRGAREVFLEVRADNPTAEGLYLAEAFEEIARRPRYYQPDDVDAIVMRRDLRRHPLSTEQPEEANA from the coding sequence ATGACCATCCGCGAGGCGACACCCGCCGATCTCGACGCGATCATGGGCATCGAGAACCGCTCGTTCCCCACCGACGCCTGGAGCGCGGAGGCCATGGCATCCGAGCTGGTCAGCCCGCACGGCCGCTACCTGGTCGACGAGCACGAGGGTGTCGTGGTCGGCTACGGCGGTGTACGCGCTCTGCAGGGGAGTGCGGATGCCGACATCCAGACCATCGCCCTCGACGCCGCACACCGCGGCGCAGGGCGGGGCCGGGCGCTGCTGCGCGCGCTGCTCGCGGCGGCGGTCCAACGCGGGGCGCGGGAGGTCTTCCTCGAGGTCAGGGCCGACAACCCGACCGCGGAAGGCCTGTACCTCGCCGAGGCCTTCGAGGAGATCGCCAGGCGCCCTCGCTACTATCAGCCGGACGACGTGGATGCGATCGTGATGCGCCGTGATCTGCGCCGGCATCCGCTGTCGACCGAGCAGCCGGAGGAGGCGAACGCATGA
- the tsaB gene encoding tRNA (adenosine(37)-N6)-threonylcarbamoyltransferase complex dimerization subunit type 1 TsaB: protein MILAVDTSLGTAVALIDADGTRRAEASTIDPLGHAEVIGDLLVQVLREAGPGEITHVVAGMGPGPFTGLRIGIAAARTFALGRGIPVVPVPSHLGAALTALETETGPFAVVTDARRREVAITVVDGIDDDGIPRVVADTRLVRAVDAEAHLDGIRRIDVGALSAVDLARVGARALAADRVLAGDEPLYMRHPDVTVPGAPKKVGS from the coding sequence GTGATCCTCGCCGTCGACACCTCCCTGGGCACTGCCGTCGCCCTCATCGATGCCGACGGCACCCGCCGCGCCGAAGCGTCGACAATCGACCCGCTCGGTCACGCCGAGGTCATCGGCGATCTGCTCGTGCAGGTGCTCCGGGAGGCGGGTCCGGGTGAGATCACGCACGTCGTCGCGGGCATGGGGCCCGGGCCGTTCACCGGACTGCGCATCGGCATCGCGGCGGCACGCACGTTCGCGCTCGGACGCGGCATTCCCGTGGTCCCGGTGCCGAGCCATCTCGGAGCAGCACTGACCGCCCTGGAGACCGAGACCGGACCGTTCGCCGTCGTCACCGACGCCCGCCGCCGCGAGGTCGCGATCACCGTGGTCGACGGAATCGACGACGACGGCATCCCGCGCGTCGTCGCCGACACCCGCCTGGTGCGGGCGGTCGACGCGGAAGCGCACCTCGACGGCATCCGTCGCATCGACGTGGGCGCGCTCTCCGCCGTCGATCTGGCGCGCGTCGGCGCCCGTGCGCTCGCGGCCGACCGCGTTCTCGCCGGCGACGAGCCCCTCTATATGCGCCACCCGGACGTGACCGTGCCGGGCGCGCCGAAGAAGGTCGGGTCATGA
- a CDS encoding cell wall metabolism sensor histidine kinase WalK: MIRTVSIWRWQLVFTGSIVAIVVMITAFTPQTLTIPLFIAGLALVVFTTLLTLAVPWRRLPRTAVVTLPLLDALAVGLTTSAPDLRLGLLWVFPVTWLATYFSMPWVLGGVAFISACLVAFAEHTGEPAEVLLRVLTVIITLSFLGVTVRVGSQRSRAARRLLERRSDQVNRAAERAQTNQQRVTQIIDALGVALVVVAGDGRILQMNDAYRALYGRDRFGAAVPSAAVEYDQRRGAAVPPDLTTLARAAAGEKLDDERVWLFDSNGQWRALQVSTQTMASEDEHIALVIIDDVTTVLDAAEERRTLAAIVSHELRNPLTAIIGHVDLLLERDDLPTRVTAQLEVIANAGERMEDLVASTLESTKHVPDEPFEPVDLRQVVEASAASFAPLISSSRKELEVSGAESMVIYGDAFRLRQVIDNLLSNAVKYTPAEGRITAELGSAPDGQAELSIRDTGTGIAADELPRLFEPYFRTERAVLAGVAGTGLGMGIARDIVEAHEGSISVDSTLGAGTIVTLRFPQRRVKEVLA; this comes from the coding sequence ATGATCCGCACCGTGTCGATCTGGCGATGGCAGCTGGTGTTCACGGGGAGCATCGTGGCGATCGTCGTCATGATCACCGCCTTCACGCCGCAGACGCTCACGATCCCGCTGTTCATCGCCGGGCTCGCGCTCGTGGTGTTCACGACGCTGCTCACCCTCGCGGTGCCCTGGCGTCGTCTTCCGCGGACGGCGGTCGTCACGCTGCCGCTGCTCGACGCGCTCGCGGTCGGTCTCACCACGAGCGCCCCCGACCTCCGTCTCGGTCTGCTCTGGGTGTTCCCCGTCACGTGGCTGGCGACCTACTTCTCGATGCCGTGGGTGCTCGGCGGCGTCGCCTTCATCAGCGCCTGCCTCGTGGCTTTCGCCGAGCACACCGGCGAACCGGCCGAGGTGCTGCTGCGCGTGCTGACCGTGATCATCACCCTGAGCTTCCTCGGCGTCACCGTCCGCGTCGGGTCGCAGCGCTCGCGCGCCGCGCGGAGACTGCTCGAGCGCCGGTCGGATCAGGTGAACCGGGCTGCCGAGCGCGCGCAGACGAACCAGCAGCGGGTGACGCAGATCATCGACGCGCTGGGGGTGGCGCTGGTCGTGGTGGCCGGCGACGGCCGCATCCTCCAGATGAACGATGCCTATCGGGCGCTGTACGGGCGTGATCGCTTCGGCGCCGCGGTGCCGTCGGCGGCCGTCGAGTACGACCAGCGACGCGGTGCCGCGGTGCCGCCGGACCTCACGACGCTGGCGCGGGCTGCGGCCGGCGAGAAGCTGGACGACGAGCGCGTCTGGCTGTTCGACAGCAACGGGCAGTGGCGCGCGCTGCAGGTGAGCACGCAGACGATGGCGAGCGAGGACGAGCACATCGCCCTCGTCATCATCGACGACGTGACCACGGTGCTCGACGCCGCCGAGGAGCGCCGTACGCTCGCCGCCATCGTCTCGCATGAGCTGCGCAATCCGCTCACGGCGATCATCGGTCACGTCGATCTGCTGCTGGAGCGCGACGATCTTCCGACCCGCGTCACCGCGCAGCTCGAGGTCATCGCCAACGCCGGTGAGCGGATGGAGGATCTCGTGGCGTCGACCCTGGAGTCGACGAAGCATGTGCCGGATGAGCCCTTCGAGCCCGTCGACCTCCGTCAGGTCGTCGAGGCGTCGGCCGCCTCCTTCGCACCGTTGATATCGAGCAGCAGGAAAGAGCTGGAGGTCAGCGGAGCGGAGAGCATGGTGATCTACGGCGACGCGTTCCGGCTGCGCCAGGTGATCGACAATCTGCTGAGCAACGCCGTCAAGTACACCCCGGCCGAGGGCCGCATCACCGCAGAGCTCGGCTCGGCGCCGGATGGCCAGGCGGAGCTCTCGATCCGCGACACCGGGACGGGGATCGCGGCCGACGAACTGCCCCGCCTCTTCGAGCCGTACTTCCGCACCGAGCGGGCGGTGCTCGCCGGTGTCGCCGGGACCGGCCTCGGCATGGGCATCGCCCGCGACATCGTCGAAGCCCACGAGGGCAGCATCAGCGTCGACAGCACCCTGGGTGCCGGCACCATCGTCACCCTGCGCTTCCCGCAGCGGCGAGTCAAGGAGGTCCTCGCGTGA
- a CDS encoding response regulator transcription factor, with protein MSERTAGSLVAVIIEDDSGVRSLLDEVFNAAGFRTVLAGSGEDGLAAVEANGPVITTLDINLPGIDGFEVARRIRRISSTFIIMLSALAEETDVVLGLTSGADEYLVKPFRPRELRARIEALLRRPREVDNGAAQLPRTAEVPLVSSAPATVSTWRGRVHFDLSLDLDTRVVLVAQQRVDLTPTEFELLATLLASKRRVCSKTELALGLRGIEPGGTGHVSEPDKRAIETHIANLRRKLGDSAAAPRYIETVRGVGYRLTPEEPNP; from the coding sequence GTGAGCGAGCGGACGGCCGGATCGCTCGTCGCCGTGATCATCGAAGACGACTCGGGCGTGCGATCCCTCCTCGACGAGGTATTCAACGCGGCCGGATTCCGGACGGTGCTCGCGGGCTCCGGCGAAGACGGCCTCGCCGCGGTCGAGGCGAACGGACCTGTGATCACCACCCTCGACATCAACCTTCCCGGGATCGACGGCTTCGAGGTGGCTCGCCGGATCCGCCGGATCAGTTCGACGTTCATCATCATGCTCTCGGCCCTCGCGGAGGAGACGGATGTCGTCCTCGGGCTCACGTCGGGGGCGGACGAGTATCTGGTCAAGCCCTTCCGGCCGCGTGAGCTGCGCGCCCGGATCGAGGCACTGCTCCGGCGCCCCCGTGAGGTGGACAACGGTGCGGCGCAGCTGCCGCGGACCGCCGAGGTCCCGCTCGTGTCGAGCGCGCCGGCCACGGTGTCGACCTGGCGTGGACGGGTGCACTTCGATCTGAGCCTCGACCTCGACACCCGGGTGGTCCTGGTCGCGCAGCAGAGGGTTGATCTGACGCCGACCGAGTTCGAGCTGCTCGCGACCCTGCTCGCATCGAAGCGGCGGGTGTGCAGCAAGACGGAACTCGCCCTGGGGCTCCGCGGCATCGAGCCCGGCGGGACCGGTCATGTCAGCGAGCCCGACAAGCGGGCGATCGAGACCCACATCGCGAATCTGCGGCGCAAGCTCGGCGACAGCGCAGCGGCGCCTCGATACATCGAGACGGTGCGCGGGGTGGGCTATCGGCTCACGCCCGAGGAACCCAATCCCTGA
- the tsaE gene encoding tRNA (adenosine(37)-N6)-threonylcarbamoyltransferase complex ATPase subunit type 1 TsaE, with protein sequence MSVDQAFLGRREVETSEAMEQLGLRIGEQLTAGDLLILTGPLGAGKTTFTRGLAEGLGVRGPVQSPTFVIARTHPSLVGRAPLVHVDAYRLGSADELDDLDLDLARSAVVVEWGRGLAEELADAWWDIEIERPVGGDDIDPSELDADAPRIVTITRETAS encoded by the coding sequence ATGAGCGTCGATCAGGCCTTCCTCGGGCGGCGAGAGGTCGAGACGTCCGAGGCGATGGAGCAGCTCGGTCTTCGCATCGGCGAGCAGCTCACGGCCGGGGACCTGCTCATCCTCACCGGGCCGCTGGGCGCGGGGAAGACGACGTTCACCCGGGGGCTCGCCGAAGGTCTCGGGGTGCGCGGTCCCGTGCAGAGCCCGACCTTCGTGATCGCCCGGACCCATCCCTCACTGGTGGGACGGGCGCCGCTCGTGCACGTCGACGCGTACCGGCTGGGGTCGGCCGACGAACTCGACGACCTCGACCTGGATCTCGCCCGATCGGCGGTCGTCGTCGAGTGGGGGCGCGGCCTCGCCGAGGAACTCGCGGATGCGTGGTGGGACATCGAGATCGAGCGCCCGGTGGGCGGAGACGACATCGATCCGTCGGAGCTCGACGCCGACGCCCCGAGGATCGTCACGATCACTCGCGAGACCGCGTCGTGA
- the alr gene encoding alanine racemase, translating to MTAPFREALIDLDAIADNVRHFRRLTRVEVIAVVKANGYGHGAAAAAVAALSAGATRIGVAEIPEALELRRQGVHAPILAWLHAPGERFEQAAAHDIEVGISSFDQLEAAAAAAAVDRPVGVHLKFETGLSRNGIAPADWGRVLAETARLERIGRLRVVGLFSHLSNTSVEDDRAALAKFGEGVAAAAAVGIRPEIRHLAATAAAIDLPETRLDAVRVGIGLYGLSPFDDRSSAELGLRPAMTLRGAVAAVRRVPAGTGVSYGYDHRTDRDATLVLVPFGYADGVPRSASGRLPVSIAGRRFLNVGRIAMDQFVVDVGDTPVSIGDEVVLFGDPTLGVPSAAEWADAAGTINYEIVTRIGPRVPRRAS from the coding sequence GTGACCGCCCCGTTCCGCGAAGCGCTCATCGACCTCGACGCCATCGCCGACAACGTCCGCCACTTCCGCCGACTCACCCGGGTCGAGGTGATCGCCGTCGTGAAGGCGAACGGCTACGGCCACGGTGCCGCGGCCGCCGCGGTCGCCGCGCTCTCCGCCGGCGCGACCAGGATCGGCGTCGCCGAGATCCCTGAAGCGCTCGAGCTGCGCCGGCAAGGCGTGCATGCGCCGATCCTCGCCTGGCTGCATGCGCCGGGCGAGCGGTTCGAACAAGCGGCCGCGCACGACATCGAGGTCGGCATCTCCTCCTTCGACCAGCTCGAGGCGGCGGCGGCCGCGGCAGCTGTGGACCGCCCCGTCGGTGTGCACCTGAAGTTCGAGACCGGTCTGTCCCGTAACGGCATCGCCCCGGCTGACTGGGGGCGTGTGCTCGCGGAGACAGCGCGGCTCGAGCGCATCGGGCGGCTCCGCGTCGTCGGCCTGTTCAGTCACCTGTCGAACACATCGGTCGAGGACGACCGGGCCGCACTCGCGAAGTTCGGCGAGGGTGTTGCGGCTGCGGCGGCCGTCGGCATCCGCCCCGAGATCCGTCACCTCGCGGCCACCGCCGCCGCCATCGACCTGCCGGAGACGCGGCTCGACGCGGTGCGCGTCGGCATCGGGCTCTACGGGTTGTCGCCCTTCGATGACCGCTCGTCCGCTGAGCTGGGCCTCCGCCCCGCGATGACGCTGCGCGGAGCCGTCGCGGCGGTCCGTCGTGTTCCCGCCGGCACCGGTGTGTCCTACGGCTACGACCACCGGACCGACCGCGACGCGACGCTGGTGCTCGTCCCCTTCGGTTACGCCGACGGCGTGCCGCGCAGCGCGTCGGGAAGGCTCCCCGTCTCGATAGCCGGGCGCCGCTTCCTGAACGTGGGCCGGATCGCGATGGATCAGTTCGTGGTCGACGTCGGCGACACCCCGGTCTCGATCGGCGACGAGGTCGTGCTGTTCGGCGACCCCACACTCGGCGTCCCCTCGGCGGCGGAATGGGCGGATGCCGCGGGCACGATCAACTACGAGATCGTCACCCGCATCGGTCCTCGAGTTCCGCGGAGGGCGTCATGA
- a CDS encoding holo-ACP synthase: protein MIIGTGIDLVDIPRFERTITRTPRLLERLFAPAERTLRLPSLAARYAAKEALIKALGGSDDVHWTEIEVASEASGRPHFVLSGSTAAVVEARGILTLHLTLTHDAGLAAAFVVAEGAPL, encoded by the coding sequence ATGATCATCGGGACCGGCATCGACCTCGTGGACATCCCGCGGTTCGAGCGGACCATCACGCGGACCCCGCGGCTTCTCGAACGGCTCTTCGCTCCGGCCGAGCGCACGCTGCGTCTGCCGTCGCTGGCGGCCAGGTACGCGGCGAAAGAGGCCTTGATCAAGGCTCTCGGCGGCTCCGACGATGTGCACTGGACCGAGATCGAGGTCGCCTCGGAAGCCTCGGGTCGCCCGCACTTCGTGCTGTCCGGCTCGACCGCCGCGGTGGTCGAAGCCCGCGGCATCCTCACCCTGCACCTGACCCTGACCCACGACGCGGGTCTCGCCGCGGCTTTCGTCGTCGCCGAAGGAGCACCGCTGTGA